A genome region from Brassica oleracea var. oleracea cultivar TO1000 chromosome C2, BOL, whole genome shotgun sequence includes the following:
- the LOC106322893 gene encoding LRR receptor-like serine/threonine-protein kinase EFR: MGLSVHQLLFFLMFYVSTFSIVPSASFSLNTDSEALLSFESQMSQSPQSLSFSWDPNTSPCNWTGVTCDTRIRRVASINLSGHGLTGSISPSIGNLSFLTSLQLQNNQLRGPIPKEITNLFRLRVLNLSSNSLDGSLPSNLSKLIELRVLDLTSNMITGIVPNQLGDLKNLTILNLGKNLLHGPIPPSLSNISSLTVLSLGTNSLSGPVPNELGRLQRLQVLDLTINNLSGTIPPSIYNISSLESLVIASNNFWGQFPSNIGYTLPKLLVFNVCFNKFSGEIPASLYSLTNIKVIRAAHNLLEGTIPSGLGNLPFLEMYNIGFNKLVWGKDQNLDSFIKSFSNSSKLNFLAFDGNLLEGVIPVSIGNLPKNLSKLFMGGNRFTGIIPESIGDLTGLTLFNISDNSLTGEIPQDIGKLKGLQVLELARNQLTGRIPDSIGDLGELNEINLSHNKLQGRIPPSFENFKNMLSMDLSSNMLNGSIPNGVLNLPSLSAVLNLSSNLFSGPIPQDISRLESLVSLDLSSNNFSGHIPSSIKDCQSLERLNMAGNNLDGPIPDALAEVKGLEFLDLSSNQLSGVIPPKLQDLQAMKFLNISFNNLEGWVPSRGGFKDRSKAYMEGNPKLCIHTCRKTRTHRKLLKVSIITCVVGLFAICVISFLIWKRKEKRSSTSTSSSNSLLKEPFMNVSYDELRRATENFNPRNLLGVGSFGSVFKGVIRGVDVAVKVIDLKANGYYKGFIAECEALRNVRHRNLVKLITSCSSIDFKNNEFLALVYEFLSNGSLEEWIKGKHRKPDGSVGLSLEERVNVAIDIASALDYLHNDCEVHVVHCDLKPSNILLTKDMVAKVGDFGLARVLFDASDDRHHASISSTHVLKGSIGYIPPEYGLGEKPSQAGDVYSFGVMLLELLSGKSPMDECFEGDQNLISWISYGFQSNAIMEVIDPKLKGLIDVSGAQLHAKLVCLKKTIEVGLACTAYAASERMKMRDVLRLLKEAKGMLIKGN; the protein is encoded by the exons ATGGGTTTGAGTGTTCATCAGCTTCTTTTTTTTCTAATGTTTTACGTTTCAACATTTTCCATTGTTCCCTCAGCTTCCTTTTCGTTAAATACGGATAGTGAAGCTCTGCTCTCGTTCGAGTCCCAAATGAGCCAAAGCCCACAATCACTTTCATTCTCTTGGGACCCAAACACATCTCCTTGTAATTGGACTGGCGTGACTTGCGACACACGTATCAGAAGAGTGGCTTCCATCAACCTCTCTGGTCATGGTCTCACCGGTTCCATAAGCCCAAGTATTGGTAATCTCTCTTTTCTTACATCTCTCCAACTTCAAAATAATCAACTTCGAGGTCCAATTCCAAAAGAGATCACAAATCTTTTTCGTCTGAGGGTTCTTAATTTAAGCTCTAACAGCTTAGACGGATCCTTACCTTCCAACCTAAGCAAGTTAATAGAGCTACGAGTCCTTGATCTAACCTCAAACATGATCACGGGTATCGTTCCGAACCAACTTGGTGATCTCAAGAACCTAACTATTTTAAACTTGGGAAAAAATCTGTTGCATGGACCCATTCCACCATCTCTTTCAAACATTTCATCTCTTACCGTTTTAAGCCTAGGCACAAACTCTCTTAGTGGTCCAGTTCCTAACGAGTTGGGTCGTCTTCAAAGGCTTCAAGTCCTTGATCTCACCATAAACAACCTCTCTGGAACAATTCCTCCTTCTATTTACAACATCTCGTCTCTAGAATCATTGGTTATTGCTTCAAACAACTTTTGGGGTCAGTTTCCTAGCAACATAGGATACACACTTCCAAAACTCTTGGTTTTCAACGTGTGTTTCAACAAGTTCAGCGGAGAGATTCCAGCTTCTTTATACAGCCTCACAAATATTAAGGTTATCCGCGCTGCACACAACCTCTTAGAAGGGACCATACCATCAGGATTAGGAAATCTCCCATTCCTAGAAATGTACAACATTGGATTCAATAAGTTAGTTTGGGGTAAAGATCAAAATCTTGATAGTTTCATCAAGTCTTTCAGTAATAGCTCCAAACTTAACTTCCTTGCATTTGATGGAAACCTCTTGGAGGGTGTTATTCCGGTATCTATTGGCAATCTTCCGAAGAATCTTTCCAAACTTTTCATGGGAGGAAACCGCTTCACGGGTATTATTCCTGAGTCCATCGGCGATCTGACAGGATTGACTCTGTTTAACATCAGTGACAACTCACTCACCGGTGAAATCCCTCAAGATATTGGTAAATTGAAAGGTTTGCAAGTGTTAGAACTTGCGAGAAATCAGCTTACTGGGAGAATACCAGATTCTATTGGTGATCTTGGCGAGTTAAATGAGATCAATCTATCGCACAACAAACTACAAGGTAGGATCCCACCATCATTTGAAAACTTCAAGAATATGTTATCCATGGATCTATCCAGCAATATGCTAAATGGAAGCATACCAAATGGAGTTCTTAACCTACCTAGCTTGAGTGCCGTCTTGAATCTATCTAGCAACCTATTTTCTGGTCCAATTCCTCAAGATATAAGTCGCCTCGAAAGCCTTGTGAGTCTAGATCTCTCTAGTAACAACTTCTCAGGCCACATCCCTTCATCTATCAAAGATTGTCAAAGCTTGGAGAGGCTAAACATGGCTGGCAATAATCTAGACGGACCAATCCCGGATGCATTAGCAGAAGTAAAAGGTCTAGAGTTTCTTGATCTCTCTTCAAACCAGCTTTCCGGTGTTATTCCTCCAAAACTTCAAGATTTACAAGCAATGAAATTCTTGAATATTTCATTCAACAATCTTGAAGGATGGGTCCCAAGCCGTGGAGGTTTCAAAGATCGTTCTAAAGCTTATATGGAGGGGAATCCAAAGCTCTGCATTCACACTTGTCGAAAAACTCGGACGCACAGAAAGCTTTTGAAAGTTAGCATTATTACATGTGTGGTAGGTCTGTTTGCAATATGTGTGATAAGTTTCTTGATTTGGAAAAGAAAGGAAAAGAGGTCTTCCACATCTACCTCATCATCAAATTCACTCCTCAAGGAACCATTTATGAATGTTTCATATGATGAGCTCAGGAGAGCTACTGAAAATTTCAACCCTAGAAATCTTCTTGGTGTTGGAAGCTTTGGATCGGTATTCAAAGGGGTGATACGAGGGGTTGATGTTGCGGTGAAAGTCATTGATCTCAAGGCAAACGGATACTACAAAGGCTTTATAGCAGAGTGTGAGGCTTTAAGGAATGTAAGGCACAGGAATCTTGTGAAACTAATAACTTCTTGTTCAAGCATAGACTTCAAAAACAATGAGTTTTTGGCTTTGGTGTATGAGTTTTTAAGCAATGGAAGCTTAGAAGAATGGATCAAAGGTAAACATAGAAAACCTGATGGGAGTGTTGGGTTAAGTCTTGAAGAAAGAGTGAATGTAGCCATTGACATTGCATCTGCATTGGATTATTTGCACAATGATTGTGAAGTTCATGTGGTTCATTGTGATCTAAAACCTAGCAATATTCTTCTAACCAAAGACATGGTTGCAAAGGTCGGCGATTTTGGGTTGGCTCGTGTGTTGTTTGACGCATCCGATGATCGTCATCACGCTTCTATAAGCTCCACACATGTCTTGAAAGGCTCCATTGGTTATATTCCTCCAG AGTATGGGCTTGGAGAAAAGCCATCACAAGCAGGAGATGTATATAGCTTTGGAGTGATGTTGTTAGAGCTCTTGAGTGGAAAAAGCCCAATGGACGAGTGCTTCGAAGGAGATCAAAATCTAATATCATGGATAAGTTATGGGTTTCAAAGTAATGCAATTATGGAAGTGATTGATCCTAAACTTAAGGGACTCATCGATGTTTCTGGTGCACAACTTCATGCAAAACTTGTTTGCCTTAAGAAAACTATTGAAGTTGGCTTGGCTTGTACTGCGTATGCAGCTAGCGAACGGATGAAAATGAGAGACGTGCTACGTTTGTTGAAGGAGGCCAAGGGCATGCTTATCAAGGGAAACTAA
- the LOC106324182 gene encoding uncharacterized protein At3g43530-like — protein sequence MTLLVKESDGTEAIKPMGMFFKPSEYKKKINLGTRCLIVDAITTLSKLKPKLSNAEWSWFAEHPQFRHIFHMKRENHRVQEMWMLLLRTTCSNKRREVRFIVNGIPIRYGLREHALISGLNCHNYPLGYKECGGTKFVDRHFKEGEFRRLEDVKANLVNIGPHRDRLNMAVQFFLGSVICAQTKVGNGANDVLELFQREVDDLDFWRTFPWARYSFGYMLKEISHTMDHFGGSVKENILWPLPGFGVPLELLAFETIPKLGKEFRVPVEGADVYCPRMCQTSFKRNGMKGVSVSEINKALGEETGIDSIIPTKTPQERTLLDDNLEDETDVDKPDIAVDSWEKRLDEGLSIFFKDMFDEGVAAREKQAEEIEDAAGDGVHLAVQSIEQGEGMKMLKTMLRLIKRVDKKVGQLDEILLPLEAFVKDVEKRKQRKK from the exons ATGACTCTGCTGGTCAAG GAATCTGATGGAACGGAGGCAATCAAACCAATGGGAATGTTCTTTAAGCCATCAGAGTACAAGAAAAAGATAAATCTAGGAACAAGGTGTTTGATAGTGGATGCAATTACGACGTTAAGCAAGCTGAAACCGAAGCTGTCTAACGCGGAGTGGAGCTGGTTTGCGGAGCATCCTCAATTCAGACACATTTTCCACATGAAAAGAGAGAACCACAGGGTTCAGGAAATGTGGATGTTGTTGCTGCGGACTACTTGTAGCAATAAGAGAAGAGAAGTGCGGTTCATTGTCAATGGCATTCCCATCCGGTACGGTCTGAGGGAACACGCTTTGATATCAGGGTTAAATTGTCACAACTATCCTCTCGGTTACAAGGAGTGTGGCGGGACAAAGTTTGTGGATCGACATTTCAAGGAAGGAGAATTTAGAAGGTTGGAGGATGTGAAAGCAAATCTGGTGAACATTGGACCCCATAGAGACAGACTGAATATGGCGGTTCAATTCTTCTTAGGAAGTGTTATTTGTGCACAAACGAAGGTTGGAAACGGAGCTAATGATGTCTTGGAACTTTTCCAAAGAGAAGTGGATGATCTTGACTTCTGGCGGACCTTTCCATGGGCGAGATACTCATTTGGTTACATGTTAAAGGAGATCTCTCATACAATGGATCATTTTGGAGGGTCGGTGAAAGAGAATATATTGTGGCCTCTTCCAGGTTTCGGTGTTCCACTAGAG CTTCTTGCATTCGAGACAATTCCTAAGCTGGGAAAGGAGTTTAGAGTACCTGTTGAAGGAGCTGATGTCTATTGTCCGAGGATGTGCCAGACATCATTCAAACGAAATGGAATGAAAGGAGTATCAGTTTCTGAGATAAATAAGGCATTGGGTGAAGAAACC GGTATTGACAGCATCATTCCCACCAAAACTCCACAAGAAAGAACTCTCTTGGATGACAATTTGGAAGATGAAACCGATGTTGATAAGCCTGATATAGCTGTGGACAGTTGGGAAAAGCGTCTGGATGAAGGATTGTCAATCTTTTTTAAAGACATGTTTGATGAAGGTGTGGCCGCACGAGAAAAACAGGCAGAAGAGATAGAAGATGCAGCAGGGGATGGAGTACATTTAGCTGTGCAGTCGATTGAACAGGGGGAGGGTATGAAGATGCTGAAAACGATGCTGAGACTGATCAAGAGAGTTGACAAGAAGGTTGGCCAATTGGATGAGATATTGCTCCCGCTTGAGGCTTTTGTGAAGGACGTAGAGAAACGGAAACAGAGAAAGAAGTGA